In Musa acuminata AAA Group cultivar baxijiao chromosome BXJ2-8, Cavendish_Baxijiao_AAA, whole genome shotgun sequence, one genomic interval encodes:
- the LOC135580928 gene encoding interactor of constitutive active ROPs 4-like, with amino-acid sequence MPIRTRGPDLPQQLPRAPLRPMTTTAISDANLLPGMAVERKRGTKVEDLEAKLSKAQEGLRKVGDPLLDSAEDVKIDDEKFDKELEPESEAAELSSPSPTDETMIEHGLHESPEAVELKAMILAKEEEVLTLLEENMIFKRRAEEEAARMAAAAGARENELKTRIESMEEELKESTARAAELVQHLAVAEGAKARLEAEMRRLRAQTEQWRKAAEAAVTLLATAGTPDKHLGGVGYFGRCSPLIAGESEEEMAGGARRKAAVGIRMFGELWKKRIQQQQQQQ; translated from the exons ATGCCCATCAGGACAAG AGGGCCAGATTTGCCTCAGCAGCTCCCACGAGCCCCTCTGCGCCCCATGACGACCACCGCCATCTCCGACGCCAACCTCCTTCCCGGAATGGCTGTCGAG AGGAAGCGAGGCACCAAGGTGGAGGACTTGGAGGCCAAGTTGAGCAAAGCCCAGGAAGGGCTCAGGAAGGTCGGAGACCCACTCCTGGACTCTGCTGAAGACGTCAAGATCGATGATGAGAAGTTCGACAAGGAGTTGGAGCCCGAGTCCGAAGCGGCCGAGCTCAGCTCTCCTTCGCCCACCGATGAGACAATGATCGAACATGGGCTACACGAGAGCCCAGAGGCGGTGGAGCTCAAGGCCATGATACTGGCGAAAGAGGAGGAGGTACTGactcttttggaagagaacatgATCTTCAAGAGAAGAGCCGAGGAAGAAGCCGCGAGGATGGCCGCAGCAGCGGGAGCCAGAGAAAACGAGCTGAAGACGAGGATAGAGTCAATGGAAGAGGAGTTGAAGGAGAGCACGGCGAGAGCAGCAGAGCTGGTGCAGCACTTGGCGGTGGCGGAGGGAGCAAAAGCCAGACTCGAGGCGGAGATGAGGCGGCTGCGGGCACAGACGGAGCAGTGGCGCAAGGCAGCTGAGGCGGCAGTCACTTTGCTGGCCACCGCCGGTACACCTGACAAACACCTTGGTGGTGTCGGATACTTCGGACGATGCTCGCCGTTGATCGCCGGTGAATCGGAGGAGGAGATGGCTGGAGGAGCGAGAAGGAAGGCGGCGGTGGGAATTCGGATGTTCGGAGAGCTGTGGAAGAAGAGAatccagcaacagcagcagcagcagtag
- the LOC103996126 gene encoding 14-3-3-like protein B isoform X1 yields the protein MASQKERESFVYIAKLAEQAERYDEMVDAMKKVAKLDVELTVEERNLLSVGYKNVVGARRASWRILSSIEQKEETKGNEHHVKSIKEYRHKVESELSNICADIIALIDEHLIPSTSAGESSVFYYKMKADYYRYLAEFKSGNERKENSEQSLKAYQAATSTAEADLAPTHPIRLGLALNFSVFYYEIMNSPERACHLAKEAFDEAISELDTLSEESYKDSTLIMQLLRDNLTLWTSDIPDDGAVEDAIKESNGKPGAVDDAE from the exons ATGGCGTCGCAGAAAGAGCGCGAGAGCTTCGTCTACATCGCCAAGCTGGCGGAGCAAGCCGAGCGCTACGACG AGATGGTGGATGCGATGAAGAAGGTCGCGAAGCTCGACGTGGAACTCACCGTGGAGGAGCGGAACTTGCTCTCGGTGGGCTACAAGAACGTGGTCGGCGCAAGGAGGGCTTCGTGGAGGATCCTCTCTTCGATCGAGCAGAAGGAGGAGACGAAGGGCAACGAGCACCACGTGAAGAGTATCAAGGAGTACCGCCACAAGGTGGAGTCGGAGCTCTCGAACATCTGCGCCGACATTATTGCCCTGATCGACGAGCACCTCATCCCCTCGACGTCGGCCGGGGAATCCTCTGTCTTCTACTACAAGAT GAAGGCCGACTACTACCGTTACCTGGCGGAGTTCAAGTCTGGAAACGAGAGAAAAGAAAACTCAGAGCAGTCTCTTAAAGCGTATCAG GCAGCTACCAGTACAGCTGAGGCAGATCTGGCTCCTACTCATCCAATTCGATTGGGTTTAGCATTGAATTTCTCGGTATTTTATTATGAGATCATGAACTCACCTGAACG GGCTTGCCACCTTGCCAAGGAAGCTTTTGATGAAGCTATTTCCGAGCTTGACACACTGAGTGAAGAATCATACAAGGACAGCACATTGATCATGCAACTGTTGAGGGATAATCTTACCTTATGGACTTCTGACATCCCTGATGACGGAg CAGTAGAAGACGCCATAAAGGAGAGTAATGGGAAGCCTGGTGCGGTCGATGATGCAGAG TGA
- the LOC103996126 gene encoding 14-3-3-like protein B isoform X2, with protein sequence MASQKERESFVYIAKLAEQAERYDEMVDAMKKVAKLDVELTVEERNLLSVGYKNVVGARRASWRILSSIEQKEETKGNEHHVKSIKEYRHKVESELSNICADIIALIDEHLIPSTSAGESSVFYYKMKADYYRYLAEFKSGNERKENSEQSLKAYQAATSTAEADLAPTHPIRLGLALNFSVFYYEIMNSPERACHLAKEAFDEAISELDTLSEESYKDSTLIMQLLRDNLTLWTSDIPDDGVEDAIKESNGKPGAVDDAE encoded by the exons ATGGCGTCGCAGAAAGAGCGCGAGAGCTTCGTCTACATCGCCAAGCTGGCGGAGCAAGCCGAGCGCTACGACG AGATGGTGGATGCGATGAAGAAGGTCGCGAAGCTCGACGTGGAACTCACCGTGGAGGAGCGGAACTTGCTCTCGGTGGGCTACAAGAACGTGGTCGGCGCAAGGAGGGCTTCGTGGAGGATCCTCTCTTCGATCGAGCAGAAGGAGGAGACGAAGGGCAACGAGCACCACGTGAAGAGTATCAAGGAGTACCGCCACAAGGTGGAGTCGGAGCTCTCGAACATCTGCGCCGACATTATTGCCCTGATCGACGAGCACCTCATCCCCTCGACGTCGGCCGGGGAATCCTCTGTCTTCTACTACAAGAT GAAGGCCGACTACTACCGTTACCTGGCGGAGTTCAAGTCTGGAAACGAGAGAAAAGAAAACTCAGAGCAGTCTCTTAAAGCGTATCAG GCAGCTACCAGTACAGCTGAGGCAGATCTGGCTCCTACTCATCCAATTCGATTGGGTTTAGCATTGAATTTCTCGGTATTTTATTATGAGATCATGAACTCACCTGAACG GGCTTGCCACCTTGCCAAGGAAGCTTTTGATGAAGCTATTTCCGAGCTTGACACACTGAGTGAAGAATCATACAAGGACAGCACATTGATCATGCAACTGTTGAGGGATAATCTTACCTTATGGACTTCTGACATCCCTGATGACGGAg TAGAAGACGCCATAAAGGAGAGTAATGGGAAGCCTGGTGCGGTCGATGATGCAGAG TGA
- the LOC103996124 gene encoding protein CONSERVED ONLY IN THE GREEN LINEAGE 160, chloroplastic, with protein sequence MAALNASACAAFRSVVRSAADSPIDDPSPSLPTRVVLPKKKPLKWSTGVAPGEYGGPPTTTKLRKYWGGGDEDPVTATDDFIWNKEFLGRMQQLLDEDQATPNPVPSLQKEPDSGFLSLNRALSLDSIEIDLSEELKPPPKPVLEQQVEAARNGLSATEGTNDTASPRWRLVPTRREQAKWDRASKAATGGSDVILRESKRARGDPKVLAAQSQEQYIKLKRKLQILTVSIGGIGVVSAYFSYSPEIAASFGAGLLGSLAYIRMLGNTIDSMANGAKGFVKGAAGQPRLLVPVALVMMYNRWNEILVPDYGFMHLELIPMLVGFFTYKVATFVQAIQDALDVVERRS encoded by the exons ATGGCCGCCCTCAACGCCTCCGCCTGCGCCGCCTTCCGCTCCGTCGTACGCTCGGCGGCGGATTCTCCGATCGATGACCCGTCCCCCTCCCTCCCCACCCGCGTCGTCCTCCCCAAGAAGAAGCCGCTCAAGTGGTCCACCGGCGTCGCCCCCGGCGAGTACGGCGGCCCTCCGACCACCACCAAGCTCCGGAAGTACTGGGGCGGCGGGGACGAGGATCCTGTGACCGCCACTGATGACTTCATCTGGAACAAGGAGTTCCTCGGCCGCATGCAGCAGTTACTCGACGAAGACCAGGCGACCCCCAATCCTGTTCCTTCGCTG CAGAAGGAGCCGGATTCAGGTTTCCTAAGCCTCAACCGAGCTCTGAGTCTCGACAG CATAGAGATTGACCTGAGCGAAGAGCTGAAGCCGCCACCGAAGCCGGTGTTGGAACAGCAGGTAGAGGCCGCGAGGAATGGCCTTTCGGCAACCGAA GGCACGAATGATACTGCATCACCGAGGTGGAGGTTGGTCCCTACTCGGAGGGAGCAAGCAAAGTGGGATAGAGCGAGTAAGGCGGCCACCGGTGGCAGT GATGTTATTTTACGAGAATCAAAGAGGGCTCGTGGGGATCCCAAGGTCTTAGCAGCCCAATCACAAGAGCAGTATATTAAG TTGAAACGGAAGCTACAAATTCTCACTGTCAGTATTGGTGGCATCGGAGTTGTCTCTGCATACTTTTCCTACTCTCCTGAAATTGCAGCCAG CTTTGGTGCAGGGTTGCTTGGTTCTTTGGCGTATATACGCATGCTAGGCAATACCATTGATTCAATGGCAAATGGCGCAAAAGGGTTTGTCAA GGGAGCTGCTGGACAACCAAGGCTGCTGGTTCCGGTTGCACTAGTAATGATGTATAATAGGTGGAATGA GATATTAGTACCAGATTATGGCTTCATGCACTTGGAGTTGATACCGATGCTCGTTGGGTTTTTCACCTACAAAGTTGCTACATTCGTCCAAGCTATTCAGGATGCGCTGGATGTAGTTGAGAGAAGGAGCTAA